CATGTTGTCATCAACCACACACGTTCTTCATTTTTAGACCAGAGATTCCTTATTAGCTATACACTTTATGAAAAGTACACAAGCGTACATCTATACTTATATAACCGTGCATGCACAATGCACAATTCATTTTGTTCTTTAATATAATTGATCAGATATACTTTGGGCTATTAATTAGACATCTTAAGCAGAAACTTATATTAACGTTGGACCATGTAAATCCGAGTTTATAGACTAGTAAGGTGCAAGAAAAACGTCCCTTCACAACTTTACAACGACTTAATTAAGAGACTAGGCAccttttcacaaaataatttgacaaataggtatttttaaaaaaatattggtaaTATAGACATTTTTATCTCTCTTCTCTAATACATATCTATATTAGAGTGACATTTAGTAATAGACTATTTTATccttttttgttggtttgtgtatgcaaaaaaaaaaaaaaaaatagtaattggGCCTAAAATATATCCAATAAcaaatgtatatttataattgtttatgagttatctattttatatttaagctATAGTTTTGAGAAAGGggtagagtttagattttatagtttagagtttaattttttgaaagtttaattttaaatcataacgatattttgaaactttagatatatatatatatatccaataacaaatgtatatttataattgtttatgagttatctattttatatttaagctATAGTTTTGAGAAAGGggtagagtttagattttatagtttagagtttaattttgaaagtttaattttaaatcataatgatattttgaaactttggatatatatatatatatatatatatatatatttaaagtttgagttttctattttacatttaaagtaTTATTTTGAGAGAGAGGTATGATTTGAAATTGACAatttaaagattaattttaaatcatgatgctatttttgaaaatttaaagattatgttaaatttggaaacaatattttttttaggtttgggttctctactTTACATTTAAGATGTAGTGTTGAGAAGAGTAGgtttaaaatttatagtttaaggtttaattttaaatcatgaTGTTATATTTGAAACTATAGAGATGATATGTTCtattttaaaaccaattttttttagatagattatgaGATTGTAGAGTTACTAGCTTGTACACCACCAATCAAAATCACAATACAACACCCCATATGGTACACCAAACCTCGATGGTACACCTGACATAAATGGTACATCCAACCCAAATGGtacaccaaaaacaaatagaataCTAGATTCAGATGGTACACCGACGGAAATGGTAAACTAGACCTAGATGGTACACCAAGctcagatggtacaccagacgCTGATGGTACACCACCCAAACCGTACACCAGAtccagatggtacaccaaacaCAGATGGTACACTAGacccagatggtacaccaaacgCAAATAGTACACTAGacccagatggtacaccaaactCAGATAGTACACCAGACGCGGATGGTACATCATCCAAACGGTACACCAGACCCAAATGGTACACCAAATGCAGATAGTGCACTAGACCCAAATGGTACACTAGACCCAGATGGTACACTAGACCCAAATGGTACACCACCTAAACGGTACACCATACACATATGATACACTACCTATATGATATAACAAATCCAGATGGGCCAAATATacacaaatcataattttagTGGGTTCCTATTAATTAATTCAGGTCCAACTAGAAAAAAATTGTGGACCCACCCATAAAACCCTCTTTTAAAGTATGTGGATATAttgatctttttatttaatttttgtcttATACACTATCTCACAACCTCTTTATCTCACAAGACATAAAAAGTGCCTAttctccaaattttgttttaaaagtgtCTATTTCTCAAATATCTTTTCAAAAAGTGTCTAGTTGACTAATTGATTCCTTTACAACccatgtattttttatatattatatttcatatatgttGAGTGATATAAACGGATAAACCCGAAGACAGAACGCTAGCAAAAAGGTTGCAACTTGTGAGCTGATAAATGGATGGAATCTAAaatgatgttttcaaatttcgaACCACTTATGAAAGTTGCTAACAGTTTTGAAAACTCTCAGTAAATGTTGAAACTCCCCTCACGATTTCAGAAGATTTCAACAGACAACAACTTCTGCAAAGTCCTAGCTAACCATCTCAAAAAACTAATAGTGATTATTTGACGTTTCCAACGGATTTCCAAAAGCGAAGGAAGTTGATGATATGAGGAATAATGTTgcttaaaacatataaaatgttAGGTTTTCATATGATTGAGTATTTGAGTGGGATAACTGGATAAGGAGATATACACGAATGGTAGTCTACAAGAATTAGAATTAGATAGCACCTTGTAAAAGAAATTTCGATACATCAAATAGATATGACATTACGAAATACAAACGATCTAGAAAAACTCCTAAAGGTTATATTTTGCAACATCAAGAAGGTTGCGATCCAAAATATCCTAACGATCAGAGGATCCAAAACCGATACATTTCTGTGTACTCATTAGTCATTACATAACTATTGCTGTCCAAAATCTAAATAAAGAGACCTCGCGTTCGTATTATAGTTGTCTTTAGTAGAAACAAAGCCTTCAGAGTAGAATTGAGAAATGCTGGACACGACTAAGGCGAATTGGTATAGTTCTAAATGAAGTGTGGTTTGCTACTTTGTTCTGACAAATCCAATAGAGGCCCaaataagttattttcataGCTCGAGCCTCGTTGGTATAATTCTAAATGAAGTGTGGTTTGCTACTTTGTTCTGACAAATTCGGAAACACGTCCTATTTCCCCCCTATAACTATGGCATCGTAGCACGTCTACGCGGAACTTAAATCTCGTCCTGTGTATCCCCCTATAAACTTTTGTAAATCTAATTCCCCGTGAGATGATAGTTCTCATGCCATTTCCCCCTTAATCTGGGTTTCGACGGTTTACAAACTTAACCATGTAGAAATCCCCctaaatccggtttgaaacaaatttaaaacccgagtaaaaaaaataacccGACCCGATTGATGTTCTTTGTCTTAAAACGAAAATCCCCAAATATTGAAagtataaaccctaaaaaatcaaattctctcaaattaagTTTTGGGAATCATGAGCAATGTCTCTGGATCTTCGAGTTGTGCATCAAATGTCCGAGAGAGAGGACGAGGTAAAGTTGTTGGTGTGcctaagagatgttggtgtggaGAAGTGATCGTGGCCAAAAATTCGAAATTAGAGACAAATCCTTGTCGTCGATACTTCCGATGTGGGTATGCAACTGCGAAGAAGGTACATATGTGACTATACACCTTTGTGATATGTTGAATTTGTTCTCATTGTTGTGATGGCTGCTTGATAGCTTATGAATGATGACCACTGCTTCAAGTGGGTCGATGAGGCACTGTTGGATGAGGTAGAGTCTCTGACTCTTCACATTGCAAAACTGCAAATAGAAATGGAGATTGAGAGGAAGATGAAAATGGAGCTTGAGAAAGAACTATTTTAGAGGGTTGAAGATGCAAAATCAGAATTGAGATCAAGGATGAAGACGATGATAGTTGTGATAGTTATTGGCTGTATGATCATGTTTGGTCTATTTAAGATAGCAGGATGAGCTAGTGTAACATCAATAAAGTTGTATGATCTtgtttggttggttgtatgATCTTGTTTGGTTGGGTGTATGATCTTGTGTTTAGTTGTATGACCAAATTATGTTCTTGTAATGGATGTTGTTGTCAATGGTTATGGTTACAAAATATTGATATTATGGTTCTAAGACACTTACATAGGTTCATCAATAACAAAAGACATCAATAAGGTTccaaaagaccaaaagacaTCAATAAGGTTCCAAAAAGACATCATTAAGATTTAATCACAATAAGACCATACATACAAAAACAGACCAGTCCTCCTTGTGATTCTCTTTCATACCATTATGCTAATTATCCTTCTTCTCCTACTCGTACTTCTCCTTGGCGACACCATTAGTTCTCTTGAGTCAATGTCCCTTGAGAAGGTTCACCTTGAGTAGCCTACATTTAAAACCAATTATCAGACTCATCCGAGCCAACACAAATCAAACCATATGATTATGCATAACCAAAACACAAATCTAAACTGTGTTGCATTTTTCTTCTGATGGAACCTACGGTTATGGTGAGCTGCACCACAAATCCCACAGTGCATgatccttttcttctcttttggtttcttcttggtAGGCGACTCATTAACccccttcttcatcttcttgtatGCCTTAGTAGATTCTCCCTCTTTGGGAGGTGGTGCATGCACATCATCAGCGCCAGTAGAAGGCCAAAAGCATGGACCTCTTAGTGGAATCAATCCATCGGTGTAATTCTGCTGCCATTTAAAGGTTCTGAACCATTAGCACACATAATCTTCAGGTTCCAGTGTCTTCTTAATTATAACTCCATATGCATGTTCACATGGGATTCCACAGATTTGATACTTCATGCAGGTACACTTCATTGTTCTCAAACAGACTCGATGCTTGTCATAACCCAGTTGGACTTCATACATCCCATTTGTGGTAGCACTCACAAAGCATGCAAAAGCTTTCTCATGTTCTTTAGCAAGGAACCGTTTGACATAAGGAGTACAAATACCTAacacacaaatcaaaacaatgttaaCGAATGAAGACAATgttaacaaatcaaaacaatgcacCACAAATCGAAATAACTAACCTTTGTGATCATGAGAAAGGGCAGATCGTTTAGCAATCCGAACCATGACAATCTTTCTAACCATCTCTAACATAGCCACAAATGGCTTTTCTCTTGCCTTGTTGACGGTATTGTTGAAGGACTCTACGGAGTTGTCCTCAACATCTTCACAGTAATTGCCAAGCTTGTGAAAGGCCCTGCACCAAGTCTTTGGCTTTGTCTTCATGACATCTTCATGCACCTTTGAGTCGTATGCATGGATCCTCTCCAAGTTCTGATCATATTCGGTGGTGTTATAGCTCCAAGCCATATCCCAGAGATGTTTCTTCAGAAGCTTTTTGCTAGGATGAATCTTCTTCAGATTCCCATAAATGTGCCTAACACATTTTCAATGTTCCACCTTTGGTAACTCTAACTCAATAGCTTTTATCAAACCCTGAAACAGAAACCGCATGATTATGCTACAACTTCATAATTATGCTAGAGCTTAACAaatacaaaacagaacacaTACCTTTTGTCGATCTGACATAATAATGTAACCATCTCCATCTCCTAAGTCTAGATCAATCTTCAACCTATTCACAAACCATTGCCAATTATCTGTGTTCTCGACTTGAACAACGCTCCATGCTATTGGATAAATAACATTGTCTGCATCTCTGCCTAATGCCGCTAATAACTGTcctttaatcttttcttttaagAAGCATCCATCAACTCCTATTAGTGGCATACAACTAGCTTTCCATGTTTTTCTAAGAACATCAAAACTGACATAAAACCGATTAAAAACATCCTCACCAGCATCATTCTTCACGGTAT
The sequence above is drawn from the Camelina sativa cultivar DH55 chromosome 4, Cs, whole genome shotgun sequence genome and encodes:
- the LOC109132544 gene encoding uncharacterized protein At4g04775-like, producing the protein MSNVSGSSSCASNVRERGRGKVVGVPKRCWCGEVIVAKNSKLETNPCRRYFRCGYATAKKLMNDDHCFKWVDEALLDEVESLTLHIAKLQIEMEIERKMKMELEKELF